DNA from bacterium:
TCCAATATTCCATCACTCTATTATTTAAAGCTATATACCTTCCGAATCTTATCAATCACATGCCAGGTGCATTTTAGTCCTTTTGGGAAATGGACTAAGTCACCCTTGTTAATCTCAACTATACCTGTCGGGGTATCAATTTTCACCTTGCCTTCTAAGACATAAGCACTTTCGTCGCATGAATATTGCCAATCAAATGTCTCTGGTTCACATTCCCATGGACTCCAGCTCTCCACATTTAATGATTTTAGTTGTTCTTGAGTCGGTTTTTCAATTTTAACCTCAAGATTCATAACTAACCACCTCCTTTTGTGGTAAAGGGATTAGGGTTAAGAGAATAATTTGGTTTAGGGGTTAGGAAGTTAGTGTTTTCTTCCACTTGAAATTTGGTAACTATTCAGCCACAGATGGACACAGATGAAACACTGATTTTATTTTTTTATCCGTGCTAATCCGCCTCAATCAAATTACTATTCGCCAACCATAACTCCTGTGTATTTTATTTTAATTGGGTATTCCAATTCTGGTGAATATTTCCAGGCTAATAATTCAATCTATTATGTTTTTTTAATAAACTCTTTCCCAAAAGGCATAACGACAAAGCTCACCTGCCCGTCTTAGGCGGGTCAGGTGCAGCGATTGGTTATGTATCTTCTTCCAAAATTCTTTTGAGATTTTGCTGTTCTTCAGCAATATGTTGTTTAACAGACATAAGTTTACTCTCAAATAATATACATAATCTTTGTATAAATTTATCCAGTAATCTTCCGAATAAAGGGGTATTATGTCCCAAATGTATCTCTGTTGTAAACAGTAAACTGGCATTATATGGTTCTACAACAAAAACAAACCTCGCGCCTGCAATAGAATGGGGAAACAACAGTTTATACTCTAATTGGGAATATAGTTTAACATTTATAATCTGAAATCTTGGTTTCTCTAAATATCCACCAATATACTCTTCGCAATAAATGATTGAACCTATATCTAACGAATTTCCTTTAAGATAGCGACATTCTTTATGGTCTTTATGCCATATCTGATAATTTTTCTCAATATGAGCAAACCAGTCAAAAATCTTTTCTTTCGTTGTTTTCATTTCAATTGTATCTCGGATTATTATCATTTTTTACATTTATCTCCGTTTCAATGAGCAGATAACTTATCATATCCGAACTGAGCTCAAATATACATCTCTCTGCATAACGAGTGAGTTGAGTAGTTGCGGGGCTGCAACGTTCATCCAATATCTCTGATATCACTAATGCTTGAATTACCACAAATTGTGGAGTGCAGTTCCCGCCATCCACTCCAACGACTGGTTAGCAAAAGTTACACTTCCCCCTCTTTTTCTTTTCTTCTGGCTTACCGAATTATTGTGCATTCCACATTCACGATCTGACCCCAAAACCCGCCTAATTCCTAATTAGCCAATCCGCCAAATGTTTTTTGATCCGTTCCAATCTCTCTGGAGCTATTTCGCCTATAGTGCCAAGAAAAACCTCGCTTTCTACCACTGCCAAACGCCCAATTCGAATGACACTAAACACTTTCAATCCACTTGTTGCAAAGTCAGAATCTTCTTCCCTGACAAATTCGTCAAAGTCTGGGATGTAATGCCGTGTCTGCGATGAAATCATGCATATCAACCAATTATCATATTCTCCTGGGAGCCTACTCAGCAGAAGCGCAGGGCGAAGTTTGCCTCCTACCAAATCCGTTTGTGGAAACCGAAATAAAACAATCTGTCCTCCCTTTTTCATGAAAACACCATCCTCAAGTCCGCAGTAGTATATACTGGCGTATCTTCATCTTCCATACCACGCATCGCAAAGGCAAGAGACGAAGTTGCCCACTTCTTTTCTTCGTGGCGAAGAGTTTCACGTTCGGCTTTGAGAAGAAGATATTCAATGAAATCCAGTACTTCTGCTTGTAGAGAATTAGGTAATTTCTGTACATCTTCTTGAATTCTTTCGGCAATCATTATCTATACTCCTTCCCAGGGATTTTACCCTGATCTTCTAATTTCACTCAGGTGGTCTAACGATAAAATAACCTGCTCTGTCAGGTTCATTGTTTTGTTAGGCAAAAACTCCAAAATCTTGACTTTTATGCTTTCTAAGTCGTGTGTTTTTAAATCGTGTTTTCTTGAAATTTAGACTTTTTACCGCACCATCATATTTAGGCTCAAACCCACATTCAAGGAGATATTCATTAAGAGTGTGCATTTCTTCCATTTCTTCAAATTGTATTTTATTACCTCTAAAAGATTTTTTTTTGCCTCTTCTTGTGTTCTACCTTGTGAAATAAAATCTAGCTCCGGTGTCTTTGCTAAGTACCAATTCCCTTTCTCCCATATTTCAATGGTTAATTTTAACTTCATAAAAAACTACTTCTTTTTTTAACCTCCTTATTCTTAGGTGGAGCGATAAGATAGTATACTACATCATTTCTCTTTTGTCAAATAAATTCTGCTTTCTACATTCACGGTACGACCCCGCTCTCACCCCCTGCAACGGTTTGTTAGGAAAAAATTCCACTTCGCCGTCTTTTTTCTTTTTTTCTCTCGAGATATGACCACGATTATCTTTTATCCTGCTTTCAACGATTTAACTTTTTTGGTGGCTCATGTTTAGTTCGTTTGTATTGATTCCCCAGAAGAATTTGGGACATCTGCATCACTAATCGTAGTGCATCATTTACAGTCTTTTCATCAGGAAACGCCCGTGATACATCAGGTGCTAATAATACCAAATTTGTGCCCATTCGGTAGCGTGCATCATATTTACCTCGCACGCCACTCTTCAGCAGTTGGGACAAATCATATTCAGGACGAAGTTCATCATCCATTTCGATATCAGTATTCTTCTTCATAGACCTTCCTTTCTTCTGCACGCCTTAATTCTCGTGCAATGATAATACGAATACGATTACCTCTTTCCGTGTGGGCAACCATTAGTAGTCGAGAATGGTTTGACCAGCCAACTGTAAGGGAGAACTTAGGGTCAAACCTTGAATATAGAATTTACTTTGGACATAACTTATTGATAACAAAACAGATAAGTTCTTAATTGCTCTTTGAAGACTAAAGGAATACTCATGGTCAAACCTTTAGAACACCTAAATTCTGTTTTCCTGTTTTCAAGGTTTGACCATAATTCTTTCCCTGCAATTCTCTTTCTTTTTTCTTCCCTTGCCGAACTATTGTAATCCCGACCCTAATTCTATCAATTGTAAATTCCATAATCAAGGTACGACCCTAATTTTCCCCCCGACCCTAATTTTTCCTGTTGAATCTTGGCCCAAATGTCCCCATATCCAAACCCAGGTTCATTTTTAATTTCAGTAAAAAATTTATTAAGAAAATCGTCTTTTGTTAACCAACGAGCAAATTTCAATGTTAACTTTTCAGCCGGCGTGATATTAAGAAGGATATCACCTAATTGCGATAAGTAATTGACACAATCAGCAACGCCGCAAGCATTGTTATCGTTGAAATGATATTCAAATGAAATAATTGGTATCGCGTGGGTAAGCCCTTTTAGAACTTCATACTCATACCCTTCGACGTCAATTTTGATAAAGACAGGTATCCCATATTTATTGATCATTTCATCTAATGTTACCAAAGGTACATCTATAATTGATTCTTCAACATTTGTTACAACATGCTTTTGCCAATCCTTAATTAGCCCCGATTTATCTCTATGTGTACGGACAAAAAATTTTCCTGTTCCTGATTTTGAAGCCAAAGCAGATTGAACTGTAATTAAATTTTTAGAGTTGCCACACCTTGATTTTAATTCAGTCATAC
Protein-coding regions in this window:
- a CDS encoding DUF2281 domain-containing protein; this translates as MIAERIQEDVQKLPNSLQAEVLDFIEYLLLKAERETLRHEEKKWATSSLAFAMRGMEDEDTPVYTTADLRMVFS
- a CDS encoding cupin domain-containing protein — protein: MNLEVKIEKPTQEQLKSLNVESWSPWECEPETFDWQYSCDESAYVLEGKVKIDTPTGIVEINKGDLVHFPKGLKCTWHVIDKIRKVYSFK
- a CDS encoding type II toxin-antitoxin system PemK/MazF family toxin, producing the protein MKKGGQIVLFRFPQTDLVGGKLRPALLLSRLPGEYDNWLICMISSQTRHYIPDFDEFVREEDSDFATSGLKVFSVIRIGRLAVVESEVFLGTIGEIAPERLERIKKHLADWLIRN
- a CDS encoding FkbM family methyltransferase, producing MSYELIKKISRQFGLYRQARWFNRHLLNKKELELEKSDLAFYSTILKKGDLVFDVGANYGEKTRIFLKLGAKVISIEPQSDCMTELKSRCGNSKNLITVQSALASKSGTGKFFVRTHRDKSGLIKDWQKHVVTNVEESIIDVPLVTLDEMINKYGIPVFIKIDVEGYEYEVLKGLTHAIPIISFEYHFNDNNACGVADCVNYLSQLGDILLNITPAEKLTLKFARWLTKDDFLNKFFTEIKNEPGFGYGDIWAKIQQEKLGSGGKLGSYLDYGIYN